A stretch of Miscanthus floridulus cultivar M001 chromosome 13, ASM1932011v1, whole genome shotgun sequence DNA encodes these proteins:
- the LOC136499538 gene encoding uncharacterized protein, whose translation MAQPPNPKRRSLPLPNWRSGLLEDLLESIGQRLASGHDAVSFQSACSPWRAAIPFVTFRPLLLLPFDPDSDRIGFYCVPKKKVLSKTLPDMRGKVACGSSCGWLALMDEAASMTLLNPFAGGCAPRVELPPVGEHVAAMSSSERVSRVHGRWILHPTNGYEDADTAGRAIKLEDMRDVFFREIMLSAPPNVAGHECVAMAMLGCSMKVAFYRVGVDNAWTLLDTKLEFFVGSIVHCQDKFLAIDCTRKISVCSSNTIGATPIATLLPSLSPPTGLCHHSYLESNSELHIVGAMVSTFHKIELHLQQHDL comes from the coding sequence atggctcagcctcctAATCCCAAGAGAAGGTCTCTACCTCTCCCTAACTGGAGATCTGGCCTGctagaggatctcctcgagtctaTCGGGCAGCGTCTCGCATCAGGCCACGACGCGGTGTCCTTCcaatccgcttgctccccatggcgtgCTGCCATCCCATTCGTGACCTTCAGGCCGCTCCTGCTGCTTCCGTTTGACCCTGACTCAGACCGCATCGGCTTCTACTGTGTCCCgaagaagaaggtcttgtccaagacgctgcccgacaTGCGCGGCAAGGTGGCATGCGGCTCCTCatgtgggtggctggcgctcatggacgaggcaGCATCCATGACGCTGTTGAATCCATTCGCCGGTGGCTGTGCCCCCCGTGTTGAGCTCCCACCAGTAGGCGAACACGTCGCGGCGATGTCCTCATCGGAACGtgtgtctagggtccacggccggtggatcctccatcccaccaacggctatGAGGACGCGGATACCGCAggtagagccatcaagctagaagacatgagggacgtgtttTTCCGTGAGATCATGCTCTCGGCGCCGCCTAACGTCGCCGGCcacgagtgcgtggccatggccatgcttgggtgctccatgaAGGTCGCATTCTATCGGGTTGGAGTTGACAACGCATGGACACTGCTTgacaccaaactagagttcttcgtggggtccatcgtccactgccaagataagttcttggcgatcgactgcactaGAAAAATCTCCGTCTGCAGCAGCAACACCATCGGCGCTACTCCAATcgcgacgctgctgccatcgtTGTCGCCACCTACGGGGCTCTGCCACCACAGCTACCTAGAATCAAACagtgagctgcacattgtgggtgccatggtgagcacgttccacaagatagagcttcacctacagcagcaCGATCTataa
- the LOC136501411 gene encoding nucleolar GTP-binding protein 1-like isoform X1 — MVMPATDILMSAQRKSRNVPPTKGIANIAKRERNKGAKQLDALMKELSVPLRTYTENFPKRRDLHPYERSLIELTFGEGYYEQVLGRVDTLRKRITSVGKQHASVCAKSTTKREAEERLTEGRKKLEEAFQHGKHAIDDLVNVAKALRSMPVVDLHIPTLCLVGSPNVGKSSLVRILSSGKPEVCSYPFTTRGILMGHIVSNHERFQVTDTPGLLTRHDDDRNNIERLTLAVLSYLPIAVLYVHDLSEDCGTSVADQDNKKKNFNKKNFNKNVKP; from the exons ATGGTGATGCCTGCAACTGATATACTAATGTCAGCACAAAGGAAATCTAGAAATGTGCCACCAACAAAGG GTATAGCAAATATTGCTAAGCGTGAAAGGAACAAAGGTGCGAAACAGCTTGATGCCTTAATGAAA GAACTTTCTGTACCGCTGAGAACATACACAGAAAACTTCCCAAAGAGGAGAGATTTGCATCCTTATGAGAGGTCTCTCATTGAGTTGACTTTTGGGGAGGGTTATTATGAGCAG GTTCTAGGACGTGTGGATACTCTCAGGAAAAGGATTACTTCTGTTGGAAAGCAACATGCTTCAGTCTGTGCTAAG TCAACAACAAAACGTGAAGCAGAGGAGCGCCTCACCGAG GGCAGAAAGAAACTTGAAGAGGCTTTCCAGCATGGGAAGCATGCCATTGATGATTTAGTAAATGTTGCAAAG GCTTTGCGTTCTATGCCTGTTGTTGATCTACATATTCCAACACTATGTCTAGTTGGATCACCCAATGTGGGGAAGTCATCATTAGTCCGCATATTATCATCTGGAAAACCTGAG GTCTGCAGCTACCCATTCACAACAAGAGGGATTCTAATGGGTCACATTGTATCCAATCACGAACGTTTTCAG GTTACGGACACTCCAGGACTCCTGACGAGGCATGATG ATGACAGAAATAACATAGAGAGATTGACACTTGCTGTCCTTTCATATCTACCAATCGCTGTCCTGTATGTGCACGATCTATCTGAAGACTGTGGGACCTCAGTGGCCGATCAG gacaacaaaaagAAGAACTTCAACAAAAAGAACTTCAACAAGAATGTCAAACCTTAA
- the LOC136501411 gene encoding nucleolar GTP-binding protein 1-like isoform X2: protein MVMPATDILMSAQRKSRNVPPTKGIANIAKRERNKGAKQLDALMKELSVPLRTYTENFPKRRDLHPYERSLIELTFGEGYYEQVLGRVDTLRKRITSVGKQHASVCAKSTTKREAEERLTEGRKKLEEAFQHGKHAIDDLVNVAKALRSMPVVDLHIPTLCLVGSPNVGKSSLVRILSSGKPEVCSYPFTTRGILMGHIVSNHERFQVTDTPGLLTRHDDDRNNIERLTLAVLSYLPIAVLYVHDLSEDCGTSVADQRRD from the exons ATGGTGATGCCTGCAACTGATATACTAATGTCAGCACAAAGGAAATCTAGAAATGTGCCACCAACAAAGG GTATAGCAAATATTGCTAAGCGTGAAAGGAACAAAGGTGCGAAACAGCTTGATGCCTTAATGAAA GAACTTTCTGTACCGCTGAGAACATACACAGAAAACTTCCCAAAGAGGAGAGATTTGCATCCTTATGAGAGGTCTCTCATTGAGTTGACTTTTGGGGAGGGTTATTATGAGCAG GTTCTAGGACGTGTGGATACTCTCAGGAAAAGGATTACTTCTGTTGGAAAGCAACATGCTTCAGTCTGTGCTAAG TCAACAACAAAACGTGAAGCAGAGGAGCGCCTCACCGAG GGCAGAAAGAAACTTGAAGAGGCTTTCCAGCATGGGAAGCATGCCATTGATGATTTAGTAAATGTTGCAAAG GCTTTGCGTTCTATGCCTGTTGTTGATCTACATATTCCAACACTATGTCTAGTTGGATCACCCAATGTGGGGAAGTCATCATTAGTCCGCATATTATCATCTGGAAAACCTGAG GTCTGCAGCTACCCATTCACAACAAGAGGGATTCTAATGGGTCACATTGTATCCAATCACGAACGTTTTCAG GTTACGGACACTCCAGGACTCCTGACGAGGCATGATG ATGACAGAAATAACATAGAGAGATTGACACTTGCTGTCCTTTCATATCTACCAATCGCTGTCCTGTATGTGCACGATCTATCTGAAGACTGTGGGACCTCAGTGGCCGATCAG AGGAGAGACTGA
- the LOC136501411 gene encoding nucleolar GTP-binding protein 1-like isoform X3, with protein sequence MVMPATDILMSAQRKSRNVPPTKGIANIAKRERNKGAKQLDALMKELSVPLRTYTENFPKRRDLHPYERSLIELTFGEGYYEQVLGRVDTLRKRITSVGKQHASVCAKSTTKREAEERLTEGRKKLEEAFQHGKHAIDDLVNVAKALRSMPVVDLHIPTLCLVGSPNVGKSSLVRILSSGKPEVCSYPFTTRGILMGHIVSNHERFQVTDTPGLLTRHDDDRNNIERLTLAVLSYLPIAVLYVHDLSEDCGTSVADQVHLLLLCSFWCHLYLFYSRGHQKY encoded by the exons ATGGTGATGCCTGCAACTGATATACTAATGTCAGCACAAAGGAAATCTAGAAATGTGCCACCAACAAAGG GTATAGCAAATATTGCTAAGCGTGAAAGGAACAAAGGTGCGAAACAGCTTGATGCCTTAATGAAA GAACTTTCTGTACCGCTGAGAACATACACAGAAAACTTCCCAAAGAGGAGAGATTTGCATCCTTATGAGAGGTCTCTCATTGAGTTGACTTTTGGGGAGGGTTATTATGAGCAG GTTCTAGGACGTGTGGATACTCTCAGGAAAAGGATTACTTCTGTTGGAAAGCAACATGCTTCAGTCTGTGCTAAG TCAACAACAAAACGTGAAGCAGAGGAGCGCCTCACCGAG GGCAGAAAGAAACTTGAAGAGGCTTTCCAGCATGGGAAGCATGCCATTGATGATTTAGTAAATGTTGCAAAG GCTTTGCGTTCTATGCCTGTTGTTGATCTACATATTCCAACACTATGTCTAGTTGGATCACCCAATGTGGGGAAGTCATCATTAGTCCGCATATTATCATCTGGAAAACCTGAG GTCTGCAGCTACCCATTCACAACAAGAGGGATTCTAATGGGTCACATTGTATCCAATCACGAACGTTTTCAG GTTACGGACACTCCAGGACTCCTGACGAGGCATGATG ATGACAGAAATAACATAGAGAGATTGACACTTGCTGTCCTTTCATATCTACCAATCGCTGTCCTGTATGTGCACGATCTATCTGAAGACTGTGGGACCTCAGTGGCCGATCAGGTACATCTTTTACTTCTCTGTAGCTTCTGGTGTCATTTATACTTATTCTATTCTAGGGGACACCAGAAATACTAG